In a genomic window of Gloeocapsopsis dulcis:
- a CDS encoding metal ABC transporter permease translates to MDWLFYRIEQLAFIGNNDLWNLVQFPFMQRAIAGSFLMGLLGGLLGSFVTLRQLSFFSHAVGHAALVGVTLGVILQLNPTWMLLPFTLVFGLVVLYLIDQTDLASDSVLSIVLSGALAIGVILSSLIQGYRGNLMSVLFGDILAIGTTDLILTLLVLIGSSIFLLLTLRQQILLTLNPAVAQVQGIPVQLYRYAFVVLLSFAVAVAIKAVGVLLVNAFLVIPAATAKLTSDRFMRFLVTSVLIGAISSIVGMLVSGIFNFASGPSIVIIQFFLFVSIFCWTKLNLKVA, encoded by the coding sequence ATGGATTGGCTCTTTTACAGGATAGAACAACTAGCATTCATTGGAAATAATGATTTGTGGAATTTAGTGCAGTTTCCATTTATGCAGCGAGCGATCGCTGGTAGTTTCTTGATGGGGCTACTCGGTGGTTTACTTGGTAGTTTTGTAACTCTGCGACAATTGTCTTTTTTTAGTCATGCTGTAGGTCATGCGGCTTTAGTCGGTGTCACCTTAGGCGTAATATTACAGTTGAATCCTACTTGGATGTTGTTACCTTTTACTCTAGTATTTGGCTTGGTTGTCCTCTACTTAATCGATCAAACCGACTTAGCAAGTGATAGTGTTTTAAGTATCGTCTTATCCGGTGCTCTAGCGATTGGTGTCATTCTTAGTAGCTTGATTCAAGGCTACCGTGGTAATTTGATGTCAGTCTTGTTCGGCGATATTTTAGCAATTGGTACGACTGACTTGATATTAACGCTGCTAGTACTTATCGGAAGCAGCATTTTTCTGCTACTGACACTAAGACAACAAATTCTTTTGACTCTTAATCCTGCAGTTGCTCAAGTTCAAGGTATTCCGGTGCAGTTGTATCGTTATGCTTTTGTTGTGCTACTTTCTTTTGCAGTCGCAGTTGCGATTAAAGCCGTCGGTGTTTTGCTAGTTAATGCTTTTCTCGTAATTCCTGCAGCGACGGCTAAACTGACAAGCGATCGCTTTATGCGGTTTCTTGTAACCTCTGTGCTGATTGGTGCGATCAGTAGCATTGTAGGCATGCTTGTATCAGGTATCTTTAATTTTGCTTCTGGTCCAAGCATAGTGATTATTCAATTTTTCCTTTTTGTCAGCATTTTCTGTTGGACAAAGTTAAACCTCAAAGTTGCCTAA
- a CDS encoding nucleotidyltransferase family protein has protein sequence MRSEGVKGVVKGRSHRSIREKLSSEAMDIKSSKQESVPTLPIDISKDKIAEFCQRHYVRKLSLFGSVLRNDFRPESDIDFLVEFEPGKTPGYFKLVSMEMELSEMLEGRKIDLRTPNELSIYFRDRAMAEALVQYDSH, from the coding sequence TTGCGATCTGAGGGAGTAAAAGGAGTGGTAAAGGGGCGATCGCATAGGTCGATTAGAGAAAAATTGAGCAGTGAAGCGATGGATATTAAGTCGTCAAAACAGGAATCTGTACCTACCTTACCTATTGATATTTCTAAAGATAAAATTGCTGAATTTTGCCAACGGCATTATGTTCGTAAACTATCGCTATTTGGTTCGGTCTTACGAAATGATTTTAGACCGGAAAGCGATATTGATTTTTTAGTGGAATTTGAGCCAGGAAAAACTCCAGGTTACTTTAAGTTGGTAAGTATGGAAATGGAGCTTTCAGAAATGCTAGAGGGTAGAAAGATAGATTTAAGAACGCCTAATGAGTTAAGTATTTATTTCCGAGACAGAGCTATGGCTGAGGCTTTGGTACAGTATGACAGCCATTGA
- a CDS encoding restriction endonuclease subunit S produces the protein MKQTKILNDVCKLIVDCEHKTAPTQAVGYPSIRTPNIGRGRLILDNVNRVSEKTYLAWTKRATPQANDLILAREAPIGNVAIIPKNLKVCLGQRTVLIRPDQNQVDSNYLCYLLLGDEIQGKILGLSNGATVHHLNMKDIRNLELPEIPPISTQRKISGILSAYDRLIENNTRRIKILEEMARSLYDEWFAKFRFPGYEQTSMVDSELGLIPEGWELKKLGNLVELVYGKALKAEQRLGGLVAVYGSSGIVGYHNEYLAKAPGIIVGRKGNVGSVFWSEDDFFPIDTVFYVQTRICLHYVYYNLKNQNFINNDAAVPGLNRNQAYSLPFILPSQEALERFQNFVSPIFRQLKKLRSKNTNLRKTRDVLLPKLISGEIDVENLDIETGIMNESEEVSSSSQEAIAG, from the coding sequence ATGAAACAAACTAAAATACTTAATGATGTTTGTAAGTTAATTGTTGATTGCGAACATAAAACTGCCCCAACACAAGCGGTGGGATATCCCTCTATAAGAACTCCTAACATTGGACGAGGAAGGCTAATACTTGATAATGTAAATCGTGTTTCAGAAAAAACTTATTTAGCCTGGACGAAAAGAGCTACTCCACAAGCTAACGATTTAATTCTGGCGCGTGAAGCTCCAATTGGGAATGTTGCAATTATTCCTAAAAATTTAAAAGTTTGTTTAGGTCAAAGAACAGTCCTTATTAGACCAGATCAAAATCAAGTGGATTCTAATTACCTCTGCTATTTGTTGCTTGGTGATGAAATTCAAGGAAAAATTTTAGGTCTATCGAATGGTGCTACTGTACATCATTTGAATATGAAAGACATTCGTAATTTAGAACTACCTGAAATACCACCTATATCAACACAACGTAAAATTTCAGGTATTCTCTCAGCCTACGATCGCCTAATCGAAAACAACACCAGGCGCATCAAAATCTTGGAAGAAATGGCGCGATCGCTCTACGATGAGTGGTTTGCCAAATTCCGCTTTCCTGGTTATGAACAAACCAGTATGGTTGATTCAGAATTGGGACTAATTCCTGAAGGTTGGGAATTGAAAAAATTAGGCAACCTAGTTGAACTAGTCTATGGAAAAGCATTGAAAGCCGAGCAAAGGTTAGGTGGCTTAGTAGCAGTCTATGGCTCAAGTGGTATTGTTGGCTATCACAACGAATATCTAGCGAAAGCACCTGGAATTATTGTTGGTCGTAAAGGGAACGTTGGTAGTGTCTTTTGGTCGGAAGATGATTTCTTTCCTATAGATACGGTATTTTATGTTCAAACAAGAATTTGTCTGCATTATGTCTACTACAATCTCAAGAATCAGAATTTTATAAATAATGATGCAGCAGTACCAGGACTAAATAGAAATCAAGCATACTCCTTACCTTTCATCCTTCCTTCTCAAGAAGCTCTAGAGAGATTTCAAAATTTCGTTTCTCCAATCTTCAGACAACTCAAAAAATTAAGAAGTAAGAATACTAATCTCAGAAAAACCCGCGATGTTCTTTTACCTAAACTTATTTCCGGTGAAATTGATGTAGAAAATCTAGATATTGAGACTGGGATAATGAATGAGAGTGAAGAGGTAAGTAGTAGCAGCCAAGAGGCGATCGCGGGATGA
- a CDS encoding IS5 family transposase → MVLSPQTRQFYRAKERAAKRYSSDLTDQEWEVIRPLLPSRSQGRGRKQQVDEREILNGIFYQLRNGCIWSDLPKDLPAWQTVYKYFRRWQRKGYGSRSMTNYGNQSGVLLEEILMLVQVVSTVKPSKRRKKGGGLRLRRWQISERTQALYPSGHVGTADLSTGNQCQLLRTKRGAFVVHEMAQADAQTLQLVWVDQGYQGENFARVIEQLCGAKVEVVRRSEAGFVVLPKRWVVERTFGWLNQNRRLSKDYELLPEVSEAMIQGAMIRLMLQRLGEQYEATSSFI, encoded by the coding sequence ATGGTTCTCTCCCCGCAAACTCGCCAGTTTTATCGAGCTAAAGAACGTGCTGCCAAGCGCTATAGCAGTGATTTAACAGATCAAGAATGGGAAGTGATTCGCCCCCTGCTGCCCTCTCGTTCTCAAGGTCGAGGTCGCAAACAACAGGTCGATGAACGAGAGATCCTTAATGGTATCTTCTACCAACTTCGCAATGGTTGTATCTGGAGTGATTTGCCCAAAGACCTGCCTGCTTGGCAGACGGTGTACAAGTATTTTCGGCGTTGGCAACGCAAGGGGTATGGCAGCAGATCCATGACCAACTACGGCAATCAGTCCGGGGTGCTGCTGGAAGAAATCCTCATGCTAGTGCAGGTTGTATCGACAGTCAAACCGTCAAAACGACGGAAAAAAGGGGGAGGTCTACGGCTTCGACGGTGGCAAATTAGTGAAAGGACGCAAGCGCTTTATCCTAGTGGACACGTTGGGACTGCTGATCTCAGTACTGGTAATCAATGCCAATTGCTCAGAACAAAAAGGGGGGCGTTTGTCGTGCATGAAATGGCTCAAGCAGACGCACAGACACTGCAATTGGTCTGGGTGGATCAGGGCTATCAAGGGGAGAACTTTGCGCGTGTGATTGAACAATTGTGTGGTGCGAAAGTCGAGGTAGTCAGGCGCTCTGAAGCAGGATTCGTTGTCCTACCGAAGCGGTGGGTTGTAGAGCGAACTTTTGGTTGGCTCAATCAGAATCGCCGTTTGAGCAAGGATTATGAACTGTTACCTGAAGTGAGTGAGGCAATGATTCAGGGAGCCATGATCCGATTGATGCTGCAACGTTTGGGGGAACAGTATGAAGCTACTTCATCTTTTATTTAG
- a CDS encoding DUF4926 domain-containing protein, with amino-acid sequence MLELYQRVALGCDLPEYHLKKGDVAMLIDYVTHPTGGEDGYILEIFNAVGESIAVVTVPQSAIEPLPTNAVLAVRSLVETK; translated from the coding sequence ATGCTCGAACTCTACCAGCGCGTTGCTTTGGGATGCGACTTACCAGAATATCACCTTAAAAAAGGTGACGTTGCTATGCTGATCGACTACGTTACTCATCCTACAGGTGGCGAAGACGGATATATTCTGGAAATCTTTAATGCTGTAGGTGAATCGATCGCAGTTGTAACTGTTCCTCAATCGGCAATCGAACCGTTACCCACCAACGCAGTTTTAGCAGTGCGATCGCTCGTAGAGACGAAATAA
- a CDS encoding DUF86 domain-containing protein, translated as MTAIDDLTRLHHMQDAAREAIAFMSGKTRDDLANNRMLVLAVVKDLEIIGEAAGRISTECRARHSNIPWIVMVEMRNRLTYAYFPSI; from the coding sequence ATGACAGCCATTGATGATTTAACGCGCTTGCATCATATGCAGGATGCGGCGAGAGAGGCGATCGCTTTTATGTCGGGAAAGACTAGAGATGATTTAGCTAACAATAGAATGTTGGTGTTGGCAGTTGTTAAAGACTTAGAAATTATTGGCGAAGCTGCGGGGAGAATTTCAACCGAATGTAGGGCAAGACACTCTAATATCCCTTGGATAGTTATGGTTGAGATGCGAAATCGTTTAACTTATGCTTATTTTCCATCGATTTAG
- a CDS encoding SDR family NAD(P)-dependent oxidoreductase, which produces MAATVLITGASQGIGKATALLFARKGYDLVLAARQPEPLQATAEEIQKLGRQAIAIPTDVRDPEQIKSLASKAIEHYGTIEVLVNNAGIYISGPVEEFSLEDWHQTIDTNLWGYIHTIYALLPHFLAQGSGTIINISSIGGKVPIPYLVPYTTSKYAVTGLTEALHSELKPKGIHVGGIYPNIIKSNFLERAIFRGKDQQDAQARLDQLNQVLNTPVIEKPEDVAEAVWKAVKDQREEILVGSANLSKAAYGIFPGLMQSVFRRGLKQQKD; this is translated from the coding sequence ATGGCTGCTACAGTTTTAATTACAGGGGCTTCGCAAGGTATTGGTAAAGCAACAGCACTATTATTTGCTCGCAAAGGTTATGATTTAGTATTAGCGGCAAGACAACCAGAACCGCTACAAGCAACTGCAGAAGAAATTCAAAAACTGGGTCGTCAGGCGATCGCAATTCCTACTGATGTTCGAGATCCAGAGCAGATAAAATCACTTGCTAGCAAAGCAATCGAGCATTACGGTACAATTGAAGTACTAGTTAATAATGCCGGAATTTACATTTCTGGTCCTGTAGAAGAATTCTCGCTAGAAGACTGGCATCAAACTATTGATACCAACTTGTGGGGATATATTCATACAATTTATGCACTGCTGCCCCACTTCCTAGCCCAAGGCTCTGGTACGATTATTAATATCAGTTCTATTGGTGGCAAAGTCCCGATTCCCTATCTTGTACCTTACACGACAAGCAAGTATGCAGTCACAGGTTTAACTGAAGCCTTGCATTCTGAACTCAAACCAAAGGGGATTCACGTTGGTGGAATCTATCCTAATATCATTAAAAGTAACTTTCTCGAACGTGCGATATTTCGAGGTAAAGATCAACAAGATGCACAAGCACGCCTCGATCAACTGAACCAAGTACTGAATACTCCAGTTATAGAAAAACCTGAAGATGTTGCTGAAGCTGTTTGGAAAGCAGTCAAAGATCAGCGCGAAGAAATCTTAGTAGGTTCTGCTAATCTTTCAAAAGCTGCTTATGGAATATTTCCTGGGTTAATGCAGTCAGTTTTTCGTAGAGGTTTAAAGCAGCAAAAAGACTAG
- a CDS encoding DUF433 domain-containing protein, with the protein MKTLSRITLNSEVMGGKPCIRGLRVTVGTVVGLMASEHFPEEILKAYPYLELADIYEALAYAAWRSEEVEVTNV; encoded by the coding sequence ATGAAAACACTAAGCAGAATCACACTAAATTCAGAAGTAATGGGTGGTAAACCCTGTATTCGAGGGTTACGAGTTACTGTTGGTACAGTCGTAGGCTTAATGGCATCTGAGCATTTCCCAGAAGAAATCTTAAAAGCTTATCCTTACCTAGAATTAGCCGATATTTACGAAGCTCTTGCTTACGCTGCATGGCGATCTGAAGAAGTCGAGGTTACAAATGTATGA
- a CDS encoding DUF6883 domain-containing protein: protein MEAAEDGNNEYGVFYRVEGDLQGVNGRNLAVVTIWLRWHLNGQFRFVTLKPKRES from the coding sequence ATTGAAGCAGCCGAAGATGGAAATAACGAATACGGAGTGTTTTATCGCGTTGAAGGTGATCTGCAAGGGGTTAATGGACGTAACCTAGCAGTTGTTACAATTTGGCTACGATGGCACCTTAACGGGCAATTTCGCTTTGTCACTCTCAAGCCTAAGAGGGAATCTTGA
- a CDS encoding putative toxin-antitoxin system toxin component, PIN family — MKGRKPREVIQFIVDTQGFEWIVFEEFLAEYTEVLSRSKLKLTDEIKEEWFEIINTVTAIIDVDVEIDFPKGQKDAKFIACALASKANFLITGDRDFTEAQTSMDTTIISVSLFKKLVCDLRE, encoded by the coding sequence CTGAAGGGGAGAAAGCCAAGAGAGGTTATTCAGTTTATTGTTGACACTCAAGGTTTTGAGTGGATTGTATTCGAAGAATTTTTAGCTGAATACACAGAGGTTTTAAGTCGTAGTAAATTAAAACTGACAGATGAAATAAAAGAAGAATGGTTTGAAATCATCAATACGGTAACAGCAATCATCGATGTTGATGTAGAAATTGATTTTCCTAAAGGTCAGAAGGATGCTAAGTTTATCGCTTGTGCTTTAGCAAGTAAAGCGAATTTTTTGATTACAGGCGATCGCGATTTTACTGAAGCTCAAACTTCAATGGATACTACAATTATTTCTGTGTCTTTATTTAAGAAGTTAGTTTGCGATCTGAGGGAGTAA
- a CDS encoding type I restriction endonuclease subunit R has translation MSQPHPDSEQALENATIALFANLGWETINCYQEVCGINSTLGRETRSEVVLVPRLRSTLEKLNPDLPQVAIALAIDELTRDRSTLSLANANREIYQLLKTGVKVSFKTDDDEDIEVTVKVIDWNTPDNNDFLLASQFSVTGEIYTRRADLIGFVNGLPLVFIELKAHHQRLELAYKKNLTDYKSSIPQLFWYNAFIILSNGRKSRISSLTAQWEHFCEWKKINSEGEEGIISLETMIRGTCDRTRLLDISENFIFFYEAKGRSIKVVAKNHQFLGVNSAVSAVTKIRQNQGKLGVFWHTQGSGKSYSMVFFSQKVLRKLLGNWTFLIITDREDLDDQIYKNFAYAGAVTEPEKEVRANNAEHLKQMLQEDHRYIFTLIQKFRTEKGNIYPKLSDRSDIIVIADEAHRSQYDTFALNLRNTLPNAGFIGFTGTPLMAGEEKTRAEFGDYISIYNFRQSIEDGATVPLYYENRIPELQLANVDLNEEVYQIIETATLDEEQENKLQREFSREYHLITRGDRQDKIAEDIVNHFLSRGYQGKAMVIAIDRFSALRMYDKVQHYWQQYLKNLKAQLPNCSESEQQRIDTQIAYMEATDMAVVISSAQNEIEDFKKKGLDIKPHRQRMAHESPGLDEKFKDENNPLRIVFVCAMWITGFDVPSCSTIYLDKPMQNHTLMQTIARANRVFKDKVNGLIVDYIGVFRNLQKALAVYGSASGGGVQEGDTPVKAKTALVEQLSEAIAEATDFCIAKGIDLSKLRLTQDAFARTKVWADAVEAILVNDDSKRTYFSLAGNITRLYKAILPDPNANEFSAAEALFSRLTQEIRSEIPDVDISEVKAQVEALLDESIVAGKFIIPDSQGQYIDLSQLDFEALKAKFTTGYQRTEAEKLKSTIDRKLQGMVRLNKSRANYLEKFQQMIADYNTGSRNVELFFNDLIAFAQDLDVEDKRAIAENLTEEELAIFDLLTKPEVNLTKQEEREVKQVARELLDTLKREKLVLDWRKRQQSRAAVRLAIEETLDQLPQSYSTEVYEQKCEQIYKHIYDSYQERGRSIYTSVA, from the coding sequence ATGAGCCAACCTCACCCTGATTCCGAACAAGCCCTAGAAAATGCCACGATCGCTCTTTTCGCCAACTTAGGATGGGAAACCATTAATTGCTATCAGGAAGTTTGCGGCATCAACAGCACGCTAGGGCGAGAAACGAGGAGTGAAGTAGTTTTAGTTCCCCGCTTGCGATCCACTCTAGAAAAACTGAATCCAGATTTACCCCAGGTAGCGATCGCACTAGCAATTGACGAACTAACCCGCGATCGCAGTACCCTAAGTTTGGCAAACGCCAATCGAGAAATCTACCAACTGCTGAAAACTGGAGTCAAGGTTAGTTTCAAAACTGATGACGATGAAGATATAGAAGTAACCGTCAAAGTTATCGACTGGAACACACCAGATAATAACGATTTCCTGCTGGCATCTCAATTCTCAGTTACCGGAGAGATTTACACTAGACGAGCAGATTTAATCGGTTTTGTTAACGGCTTACCCCTAGTCTTCATCGAACTCAAGGCACATCACCAAAGGCTAGAGCTTGCCTACAAAAAGAACCTAACCGATTACAAAAGCAGTATTCCTCAACTCTTTTGGTACAACGCTTTTATTATTCTCTCCAATGGTAGAAAGAGCCGCATCAGCAGCCTAACCGCTCAATGGGAGCATTTCTGTGAATGGAAGAAGATTAACAGTGAAGGCGAGGAGGGGATTATTTCCCTCGAAACGATGATTCGGGGAACCTGCGATCGCACTCGTCTATTAGACATTAGCGAAAATTTCATCTTCTTCTACGAAGCCAAAGGCAGATCGATCAAGGTGGTGGCAAAAAATCACCAGTTTTTAGGAGTAAATAGCGCCGTTAGTGCCGTAACTAAGATTCGCCAAAATCAAGGCAAACTAGGTGTTTTCTGGCATACCCAAGGTAGCGGTAAAAGCTACTCGATGGTGTTCTTCTCCCAAAAAGTTCTCCGCAAACTGCTGGGCAATTGGACATTTTTGATTATTACCGATCGCGAAGACCTAGACGATCAAATTTACAAAAATTTCGCCTATGCTGGGGCAGTTACGGAACCAGAGAAGGAAGTGAGGGCAAATAATGCCGAGCATCTCAAGCAGATGTTACAGGAAGATCATCGCTACATCTTCACCCTAATTCAGAAATTCCGTACCGAAAAAGGCAATATTTATCCGAAATTAAGCGATCGCTCGGACATTATAGTAATTGCCGATGAAGCTCACCGATCGCAATATGACACCTTCGCCCTTAACCTGAGAAATACTCTACCTAATGCTGGCTTCATTGGTTTTACGGGTACTCCCTTAATGGCAGGGGAAGAAAAGACACGGGCAGAATTTGGCGACTACATTAGTATTTATAACTTCAGGCAATCGATAGAAGATGGGGCAACCGTACCGCTTTACTACGAAAACCGTATCCCAGAGCTACAACTGGCGAACGTTGACTTAAACGAAGAAGTCTATCAAATTATTGAGACAGCAACCTTAGACGAAGAGCAGGAAAACAAACTACAGCGAGAATTTAGCCGCGAATACCACTTAATTACTAGGGGCGATCGCCAAGATAAAATTGCCGAAGATATCGTGAATCACTTCCTGAGTAGAGGCTACCAGGGTAAAGCAATGGTCATTGCCATCGATCGCTTTTCCGCACTCAGAATGTATGACAAAGTTCAACACTACTGGCAGCAGTATCTAAAGAACCTAAAAGCGCAATTACCTAACTGTAGCGAATCGGAGCAGCAACGGATTGATACCCAGATTGCCTATATGGAAGCAACAGATATGGCAGTCGTCATTTCTTCCGCCCAAAACGAGATAGAAGACTTTAAGAAAAAAGGGCTGGATATCAAACCCCATCGCCAGAGGATGGCGCACGAGTCGCCAGGACTAGATGAAAAATTTAAAGATGAGAACAACCCGTTAAGGATCGTGTTTGTCTGTGCCATGTGGATCACTGGCTTTGACGTGCCTAGCTGTTCCACTATTTATTTAGACAAGCCGATGCAGAACCACACCCTGATGCAAACCATCGCCAGGGCGAACCGCGTGTTTAAGGATAAGGTAAACGGGCTGATCGTGGACTACATCGGCGTATTCCGCAACCTCCAGAAAGCCCTAGCAGTTTATGGATCTGCTTCAGGTGGCGGCGTTCAGGAGGGAGATACACCAGTTAAAGCTAAAACTGCTTTAGTCGAACAACTTAGCGAAGCGATCGCAGAGGCTACAGACTTTTGCATTGCTAAAGGAATCGACTTATCCAAACTTCGGTTAACTCAGGATGCCTTTGCACGAACGAAAGTATGGGCGGATGCCGTAGAAGCGATTTTAGTCAATGATGATTCCAAACGGACTTATTTTTCACTTGCAGGAAACATCACTCGACTTTACAAAGCCATCCTACCCGATCCAAATGCCAATGAATTTAGTGCTGCAGAAGCGTTATTTAGTCGCCTCACCCAAGAAATTCGCTCAGAAATTCCCGATGTAGACATTTCTGAAGTCAAGGCACAAGTAGAGGCACTGTTAGATGAATCAATAGTGGCAGGTAAATTTATCATTCCTGACTCCCAAGGGCAATATATCGACCTCAGCCAACTTGATTTTGAGGCACTAAAAGCAAAATTTACTACAGGCTACCAACGGACTGAAGCCGAAAAACTTAAAAGCACGATCGACCGCAAACTGCAAGGTATGGTGCGTTTAAACAAGAGTCGTGCCAACTACCTAGAAAAATTTCAGCAGATGATTGCAGACTACAACACCGGATCGCGCAATGTAGAGCTATTCTTCAACGACCTAATCGCCTTCGCTCAAGATTTGGATGTGGAGGATAAGAGAGCGATCGCAGAGAATTTAACCGAAGAAGAATTAGCAATTTTCGATTTGTTAACCAAACCAGAGGTTAACCTAACCAAACAAGAAGAACGGGAAGTTAAACAGGTTGCCAGGGAACTACTAGACACCTTAAAACGAGAAAAATTAGTGTTGGATTGGCGCAAGCGGCAACAGTCAAGGGCAGCAGTTCGACTCGCGATCGAGGAGACATTAGATCAGCTGCCACAGTCATACTCCACCGAAGTCTACGAGCAAAAGTGCGAGCAGATCTATAAGCATATTTATGACTCATACCAAGAGCGAGGGCGCAGTATTTACACTTCTGTCGCTTGA
- the crtW gene encoding beta-carotene ketolase CrtW, whose product MSQSAATQPNSFTQNTTNKYALQCLLTAIGIICCWAASLSYLISLDVSDTSIIQLLPLIFLQTFLYTGLFITAHDAMHGVVFPKSVKVNNFIGALAVRLYALFSYKKLLKTHWTHHQNPATELDPDFHNGKETSFLSWYFQFMKKYWSWWRLTGLIAIFYVASFVLNLPEQNLTLFWILPSILSSVQLFYFGTFLPHKEPIGGYKNIHNAQSNPLPIFWSFITCYHFGYHQEHHEYPNVPWWKLPEVYQNQGAALKN is encoded by the coding sequence ATGAGTCAATCTGCCGCTACACAGCCAAACTCTTTTACACAGAATACAACGAACAAGTACGCATTACAATGCTTGTTAACCGCTATTGGAATAATATGCTGTTGGGCAGCCAGTTTAAGCTATTTAATTTCTCTAGATGTTTCTGATACTTCTATCATTCAATTACTACCATTAATATTTTTACAAACATTTTTATACACAGGTTTATTCATTACTGCGCATGATGCAATGCATGGTGTAGTCTTTCCTAAAAGTGTTAAAGTGAATAACTTTATCGGCGCGCTAGCCGTAAGATTATACGCTCTTTTTTCGTATAAAAAGTTACTTAAAACTCACTGGACACATCATCAAAATCCTGCCACAGAGCTAGATCCAGATTTTCATAATGGTAAAGAAACGAGTTTTTTAAGCTGGTATTTTCAGTTTATGAAAAAATACTGGAGCTGGTGGAGATTAACAGGGTTGATTGCTATCTTTTATGTTGCTAGCTTTGTCCTTAATTTACCTGAACAAAACTTAACTTTGTTTTGGATACTGCCGTCAATTTTAAGCTCAGTGCAGCTATTTTATTTTGGTACTTTTTTACCACATAAAGAGCCAATCGGAGGTTACAAAAATATTCATAATGCTCAGAGTAACCCACTACCTATTTTCTGGTCATTTATTACCTGTTACCATTTTGGTTATCACCAAGAGCATCACGAGTACCCAAATGTACCTTGGTGGAAGTTGCCAGAGGTGTATCAGAATCAAGGAGCAGCACTCAAAAATTAA
- a CDS encoding N-6 DNA methylase: protein MLFIDARHIYRQIDRAHRDFTDAQIEFISNIVRLYRGELAVITNGSDELLQEHFPHTGYQDVAGLCKVATLAEIEAQGWSLNPGRYVGVAEKKAEDFDFAERLEELNEELEVLNVEARELEERIAANVAKLLEEKLG from the coding sequence GTGCTATTTATTGATGCGCGGCACATTTACCGTCAAATCGATCGCGCCCATCGAGACTTTACCGACGCGCAGATTGAGTTTATATCAAATATCGTGCGCCTGTATCGCGGGGAACTGGCAGTCATTACAAATGGTAGTGATGAGTTGCTGCAAGAGCATTTTCCCCATACGGGTTATCAAGATGTAGCGGGATTGTGTAAAGTGGCAACCTTGGCAGAGATTGAAGCACAGGGTTGGAGTTTGAATCCTGGGCGCTATGTGGGAGTGGCAGAAAAGAAAGCCGAAGATTTTGATTTTGCGGAGCGATTGGAAGAGTTGAATGAGGAATTAGAAGTTCTCAATGTGGAAGCGCGAGAATTAGAGGAGAGAATTGCTGCTAATGTGGCGAAGTTGTTGGAAGAAAAATTAGGGTGA
- a CDS encoding ArsR/SmtB family transcription factor, translated as MSPTSITNSGLTTSSQEEALQCNPPHPVDVDSVQHLQLKSLNTGKAQRMAEFFSLLGDPNRLRILSLLAEKELCVCDLAATLDMSESAVSHQLRTLRTMRLVSYRKQGRNVFYNLQDSHVLNLYQSVAEHLDEIGE; from the coding sequence ATGTCACCAACGAGTATTACTAATTCTGGTTTAACGACTTCTAGCCAGGAGGAAGCGCTGCAGTGCAATCCACCACATCCTGTTGATGTAGATAGCGTACAGCACTTGCAACTCAAAAGCCTCAACACTGGAAAAGCTCAGCGCATGGCAGAGTTTTTTAGTTTACTAGGAGATCCCAACCGATTGCGAATTTTATCGCTGCTAGCAGAAAAAGAACTTTGTGTCTGTGACTTGGCGGCAACTTTAGATATGAGTGAGTCAGCAGTTTCACATCAGTTGCGTACTTTAAGAACAATGCGCTTAGTGAGTTACCGCAAGCAGGGGCGTAACGTTTTCTACAACCTTCAAGATAGTCACGTACTCAATCTCTACCAGTCTGTTGCTGAACACCTCGACGAGATTGGTGAATAG